The Bacteroidota bacterium genome window below encodes:
- a CDS encoding YdeI/OmpD-associated family protein — protein sequence MDNVKPAPIKSFSSAQKWHDWLLKNHASPQGIWLLIYKKDSNKKTVTYAEALDEALCFGWIDGLKKTYDDKSWIQKFTPRRAKSMWSARNKEHVARLIKEKRMQPQGLKEVEKAKKEGRWEHAYDSPKNMEVPDDFLKELKKDKKAYDFFKTLNRVNLYAIGWRLQTAKKPETREKRMKILLEMMKDNKKIH from the coding sequence ATGGATAATGTAAAACCTGCTCCCATAAAATCATTTTCATCTGCTCAGAAGTGGCATGATTGGCTTTTAAAAAATCATGCTTCGCCGCAGGGCATCTGGCTCCTGATCTATAAAAAAGACTCAAATAAAAAAACGGTTACATACGCTGAAGCTCTTGATGAAGCGCTTTGCTTCGGCTGGATTGACGGTCTGAAAAAAACTTATGACGATAAGTCATGGATTCAGAAATTCACTCCAAGGCGCGCAAAAAGCATGTGGTCTGCAAGAAATAAAGAGCATGTTGCAAGACTGATAAAAGAAAAGCGCATGCAGCCGCAAGGATTGAAAGAAGTTGAGAAGGCAAAAAAAGAAGGTAGATGGGAACATGCATACGATTCGCCGAAGAACATGGAAGTCCCGGATGATTTCTTAAAAGAGCTGAAGAAAGACAAAAAGGCATATGATTTTTTTAAGACTCTCAACAGAGTAAATCTGTATGCAATCGGCTGGCGGCTTCAGACAGCAAAAAAGCCCGAAACGAGAGAAAAACGGATGAAAATACTGCTGGAAATGATGAAAGACAATAAAAAGATACATTAG
- a CDS encoding calcium:proton antiporter, translated as MLNFIKNELSTVVALVALLVIFIFVDFEAGVLNSIPASIIFFLLVISVILYAAIGVVHHAEALAHLFGEPYGTLILTLSAVAVEIIMVLAMIFHGDPDPTLARDTVFSTLMILVNGLVGISLFLGGLKFREQKYNFKSTNSYVTLIIMMFSLGFFFPNLIKPEHMQHYFIFIVSTFLIVYFFFLRLQTKEHSYFFSYTSDDKLINPGHEFKKQLRSKKYHILLLVSTITLVSVLAHYLSIAVDNLSDINHLPSEFGAIIIAVVIVSPEGLTAIRAALKNDMQRTINISLGSTISTIALTIPAILIVCMLTHREMILGLTTTQSALIVTSIFVSMITTKTGETNALQGFVHFVLFVTYLVLIFI; from the coding sequence TTGCTGAATTTTATTAAGAACGAGTTATCCACTGTAGTAGCATTAGTTGCGTTGCTTGTGATTTTTATATTTGTGGATTTTGAAGCGGGTGTTTTAAATTCAATACCTGCCTCTATAATTTTTTTCCTCTTAGTAATTTCAGTTATTCTTTATGCTGCTATAGGAGTGGTGCATCATGCTGAAGCACTGGCGCATTTGTTCGGTGAACCGTACGGAACTCTTATTCTCACTCTCTCTGCAGTAGCGGTTGAAATCATCATGGTTCTAGCTATGATATTCCACGGAGACCCTGACCCCACTCTTGCGCGTGATACGGTTTTTTCCACTCTGATGATTCTTGTAAATGGACTCGTAGGCATTTCTTTATTCCTCGGAGGATTGAAATTCCGTGAGCAGAAATATAATTTCAAAAGTACAAATTCATATGTAACACTTATAATAATGATGTTCAGCCTGGGTTTTTTCTTCCCCAATCTGATCAAACCTGAGCACATGCAGCATTATTTTATTTTTATAGTTTCAACATTTCTTATTGTATATTTTTTCTTCTTGAGGCTTCAGACTAAAGAGCACAGTTACTTTTTTTCATATACTTCCGATGACAAGCTTATAAATCCCGGGCATGAATTTAAAAAACAGCTCCGCAGTAAAAAGTATCACATCCTTCTTTTAGTTTCTACTATTACACTTGTATCCGTACTTGCCCATTATCTTTCCATAGCAGTTGATAATCTATCTGATATAAATCATCTGCCGTCTGAGTTTGGTGCTATTATAATTGCAGTCGTAATTGTATCTCCGGAAGGTTTAACCGCTATCCGTGCAGCTCTTAAAAACGACATGCAGCGGACGATAAACATTTCTCTCGGCTCCACTATTTCCACAATTGCTCTTACCATTCCTGCGATTTTAATTGTGTGCATGCTCACTCACAGGGAAATGATTCTCGGACTTACTACAACACAATCCGCACTAATAGTCACTTCAATTTTTGTAAGCATGATAACAACAAAAACAGGAGAGACAAATGCCTTACAGGGATTTGTACACTTCGTACTATTTGTGACGTATCTTGTTTTGATTTTTATATAG
- a CDS encoding J domain-containing protein, translated as MEYKDYYKVLGVEKTATQDEIKKAYRKLAVKFHPDKNAGNKQAEEKFKEINEANEVLGDAAKRKKYDELGENWKYYQQSGGQAQDFDWARYQNQGGGGQRTYSNQDFGGFDFGGAGGGGFSDFFETMFGGGGFSQGGGARRGRRTSAMRGEDMRASLSITLEEAYHGVEKLFTIDGQSIKLKIKPGVPDGHLLKLTGKGYAGSGGGAHGDLLLSIVVEPDKRYERKGADLYTDLPVDIITAELGGKAEVKTFKGTIKVNIAPETDNGKSLRLPGMGMPIYGKENQHGDLYVKVNLQVLKNLTEKETKLFKELAGLRK; from the coding sequence ATGGAGTATAAAGATTATTATAAAGTCCTTGGAGTAGAAAAGACTGCAACACAGGACGAGATAAAAAAAGCATACAGAAAGCTTGCTGTAAAATTTCATCCCGATAAAAACGCAGGCAATAAACAGGCTGAAGAAAAATTCAAAGAGATAAATGAAGCGAACGAAGTATTAGGCGACGCAGCTAAAAGAAAAAAATACGATGAGCTTGGAGAGAACTGGAAATACTATCAGCAGTCAGGAGGTCAGGCGCAGGATTTTGACTGGGCGCGTTATCAGAATCAGGGCGGCGGAGGTCAGCGGACATACAGCAATCAGGACTTCGGCGGATTTGATTTCGGCGGTGCTGGCGGCGGCGGTTTTTCAGACTTCTTTGAAACAATGTTTGGCGGGGGGGGATTCTCACAAGGCGGCGGAGCCAGAAGAGGAAGGAGAACATCTGCAATGCGCGGAGAAGATATGCGCGCATCTTTATCCATCACGTTAGAAGAAGCATATCACGGAGTTGAAAAATTATTTACAATAGACGGTCAATCAATAAAATTAAAAATAAAACCGGGAGTGCCTGACGGGCATTTACTAAAACTTACAGGAAAAGGTTATGCTGGTTCCGGCGGCGGAGCGCATGGTGACTTGCTGCTCTCGATAGTTGTTGAGCCTGATAAAAGATACGAAAGAAAAGGCGCTGACTTATACACCGATTTGCCTGTAGATATAATAACTGCAGAGCTTGGCGGAAAAGCTGAAGTGAAAACTTTTAAAGGAACGATTAAAGTAAATATTGCTCCTGAAACAGATAATGGAAAATCATTAAGATTACCCGGGATGGGAATGCCGATTTACGGAAAAGAAAATCAGCACGGCGATTTATATGTTAAAGTAAATTTACAGGTGTTAAAAAATCTTACAGAAAAAGAAACCAAGCTTTTTAAAGAGCTTGCAGGATTGAGAAAGTAG
- a CDS encoding T9SS type A sorting domain-containing protein, with translation MKKTLSLLPLILLILMKSSFAQTGWSWQNPSINGNTLTSLKMVNANTGFACGNAGTIIKTTNNGASWITLNTGITTLLYSLDFVDANIGYASGKNGVIIKTIDGGSSWQALSTGAGTSWLYNVQFLNTNTGYASGESGTMIKTTDAGVTWTPQNTTTPVFLFAMHFINENTGYAGGNLAKVVKTTDGGTTWTSTEIPGGYAILDMYFINATTGFAANHLNGVSKTIDGGASWITSQIDSTNYPHIENIQFVNSTTGYLAAGDDFSYDKAFIYKTTDAGTTWLKQLFMLDTYLYCINFPNGNANVGFAAGLNGEMFRTTNGGTNWNTLKNSATATMLNSVHFPDANTGYAVGYGTVVKTTNGGINWVNLTHPAPSNQSEGVFFINGNTGFIGGESNNIWKTTNGGVNWISTQPTLFSLYHEFYFIDANTGYAAGAQGKISKTTDQGTTWVGQPTGTTWDFRDIEFVNAATGFAVGLQGTLMKTTNGGTNWVQKTNPVTGNFSGIAINGNLAIAVTENFGTTIRSTDMGETWSEVFPGSNLGLTSVRLLSPAIGFATGVTGRIIKTTDAGLSWFQIPSSTSSNIYDLYFPTPSSAFAVGDNGMILHTDNSGTFLSGTVKYTDNQQLVANGRVMALKLNRATNEVIVLGSGFIQANGQYDIANLPPDTCYIAAYPNSNLDFVPTYYPSTIDWENAITVVPNGSVNNININVFRINNGATTGLIAGGVFRSVVADTSVVDYAVVYAKLGGVFKSFSSSISNGDYDMKNIINGTYEIHASRLGYQNRTFQYVYNGGTSDSLNILMLPFVSAISNNGGAVPMGFELKQNYPNPFNPATKISYSIPKGSLVKLNIYDITGRLMAVLQNSFQNAGNYNMDFNASALSSGVYFYTLEAGEFRDTKKLMLLK, from the coding sequence ATGAAAAAAACTCTATCTTTACTTCCTCTTATCCTCCTGATATTGATGAAGAGTTCTTTTGCTCAAACGGGCTGGTCATGGCAAAATCCATCTATTAACGGAAACACCCTCACTTCCTTAAAGATGGTAAATGCAAATACAGGTTTTGCCTGCGGAAACGCCGGTACTATTATCAAAACCACGAACAATGGGGCATCGTGGATAACATTAAACACAGGTATCACAACATTATTATATTCTCTCGACTTTGTTGATGCTAACATCGGATACGCTTCAGGCAAAAACGGAGTAATAATTAAAACTATCGATGGCGGAAGCAGCTGGCAGGCGCTTTCAACAGGGGCAGGTACTTCATGGTTATATAATGTGCAATTCTTAAATACTAATACAGGATATGCAAGCGGTGAGAGCGGCACTATGATAAAAACAACTGACGCAGGAGTAACATGGACTCCGCAAAACACTACTACACCTGTTTTTTTATTTGCAATGCATTTTATAAATGAAAACACAGGCTATGCAGGTGGTAATCTTGCAAAAGTTGTAAAGACAACTGATGGCGGCACAACCTGGACATCTACAGAAATTCCCGGTGGTTATGCAATACTTGACATGTATTTTATAAATGCAACAACAGGATTTGCAGCGAATCATCTTAATGGTGTTTCAAAAACAATTGACGGCGGTGCCTCATGGATTACAAGCCAGATTGATTCAACAAATTATCCGCATATAGAAAATATTCAGTTTGTAAATTCCACCACTGGCTATCTTGCTGCAGGAGATGACTTCAGTTACGATAAAGCTTTCATTTATAAAACAACTGATGCTGGTACAACATGGCTGAAACAGTTATTTATGCTCGACACTTATTTATATTGTATAAATTTTCCAAATGGTAACGCGAATGTTGGTTTCGCAGCAGGATTAAACGGAGAAATGTTCAGAACAACAAACGGCGGAACTAACTGGAACACATTAAAAAACTCAGCTACAGCAACGATGCTTAACTCAGTTCATTTCCCTGATGCAAATACAGGTTATGCTGTTGGATACGGAACAGTAGTAAAAACTACAAACGGCGGAATCAACTGGGTTAATCTTACTCATCCTGCTCCTTCAAATCAATCCGAAGGTGTATTTTTTATAAACGGAAATACAGGATTCATAGGCGGAGAATCAAATAACATCTGGAAGACAACAAACGGCGGAGTAAACTGGATTTCTACACAGCCAACATTATTCTCACTTTATCATGAGTTTTATTTTATAGATGCCAATACAGGTTATGCAGCAGGTGCGCAGGGGAAAATTTCAAAAACTACTGACCAGGGAACAACATGGGTTGGTCAGCCGACGGGAACAACATGGGACTTCAGAGATATTGAATTTGTAAATGCTGCTACCGGATTTGCAGTCGGTTTACAGGGTACTTTAATGAAGACAACAAACGGCGGAACGAACTGGGTGCAGAAAACAAATCCTGTAACAGGAAACTTCAGCGGAATTGCTATCAATGGTAATCTTGCAATTGCAGTGACGGAAAATTTCGGAACAACAATACGTTCAACTGATATGGGAGAAACCTGGTCTGAAGTTTTTCCGGGCTCTAATTTAGGGCTGACGAGCGTTAGATTATTAAGCCCGGCAATTGGATTTGCAACGGGAGTTACAGGCAGAATTATAAAAACTACAGATGCAGGATTAAGCTGGTTCCAGATACCATCAAGCACATCTTCAAATATTTATGATTTATACTTCCCGACACCAAGCTCTGCTTTTGCAGTCGGTGATAATGGAATGATATTACATACTGACAACTCAGGAACGTTCTTAAGCGGAACAGTGAAGTACACTGATAATCAGCAATTAGTTGCAAACGGAAGAGTGATGGCATTGAAGCTTAACAGAGCAACTAATGAAGTTATTGTTCTCGGCTCAGGATTTATTCAGGCGAACGGACAATATGACATTGCAAATCTTCCGCCCGATACATGTTACATAGCAGCGTATCCGAATTCTAATCTTGATTTCGTTCCGACTTATTATCCATCGACAATTGACTGGGAAAATGCAATTACGGTTGTGCCGAACGGCTCGGTAAATAATATCAATATAAATGTATTCCGCATAAACAATGGAGCAACAACGGGATTAATTGCCGGAGGTGTTTTCCGAAGCGTAGTTGCTGATACAAGTGTTGTGGATTATGCAGTAGTGTATGCAAAGCTAGGCGGAGTGTTCAAGAGTTTTTCATCTTCTATTTCTAACGGTGATTATGATATGAAAAATATTATTAACGGAACGTATGAAATTCATGCAAGCAGATTAGGATATCAGAACAGAACATTCCAGTATGTTTATAATGGAGGTACGTCGGACTCATTAAATATTTTAATGCTTCCATTTGTTTCAGCAATATCAAATAACGGAGGAGCAGTTCCGATGGGATTTGAACTGAAGCAAAATTATCCTAATCCTTTTAACCCGGCAACAAAAATATCTTACTCAATTCCGAAGGGCAGTCTCGTTAAACTGAACATTTACGATATCACCGGACGTTTAATGGCTGTCCTTCAGAATAGTTTTCAGAATGCAGGAAATTATAATATGGACTTCAATGCATCGGCCTTATCGAGCGGAGTTTATTTCTATACTCTGGAAGCCGGTGAGTTCAGAGATACAAAGAAGCTGATGTTATTGAAATAA
- a CDS encoding TrmB family transcriptional regulator, protein MNEIIQQLKKLGFTEYESKVFIALLKGNLMSASEVADEAGVRRTEVYAFLKSFVEKGYCNEIETNSVLKYEMIDPDIIMDKLERKIIKTKQEEIDNLKDTFAKLKPLHKTLESEKSKIVNIELIRGYNQHRVSKFMELFKQAKHEILFMIKLELQVSDELDDTAKEFFAKGGVIKSIYETDSEFKVKKGETWTTGTMEDLIKVTSAYESYGEQVKLSKLRVPNMTIFDRETVFMNINDKTIPKHNEADIIVKNKDYALNMVQVFESYWNTSLTIKDFKKEISGKTSKSK, encoded by the coding sequence ATGAATGAAATAATTCAGCAGCTCAAAAAGCTGGGATTTACAGAGTATGAATCAAAGGTTTTTATTGCACTGCTAAAGGGGAATCTTATGAGCGCATCTGAAGTTGCAGATGAAGCCGGAGTAAGAAGAACTGAAGTTTATGCGTTCCTTAAATCATTTGTTGAAAAAGGATACTGCAACGAAATCGAGACAAATTCTGTTTTGAAATACGAGATGATAGACCCCGATATCATCATGGACAAACTTGAGCGAAAGATTATCAAGACGAAACAGGAAGAAATTGATAATCTTAAAGACACCTTCGCCAAACTAAAACCGCTTCACAAAACCCTGGAAAGTGAAAAAAGCAAAATAGTTAATATTGAGCTTATCCGCGGTTACAATCAGCACAGAGTATCAAAATTTATGGAGCTCTTCAAGCAGGCAAAGCATGAAATACTTTTCATGATTAAGCTTGAACTTCAGGTATCAGATGAGCTTGACGATACTGCAAAAGAGTTCTTTGCAAAAGGCGGTGTAATAAAATCCATTTATGAAACTGACTCTGAATTTAAAGTTAAAAAAGGCGAGACATGGACTACAGGCACGATGGAAGATTTGATAAAAGTTACCTCTGCATACGAATCGTATGGAGAGCAGGTAAAGCTGAGTAAGCTGCGCGTTCCGAATATGACGATATTCGACCGCGAAACAGTTTTTATGAATATAAACGATAAGACAATTCCGAAACACAATGAAGCAGATATAATTGTTAAGAATAAAGATTACGCTCTTAACATGGTGCAGGTATTTGAATCATACTGGAATACTTCACTTACTATAAAAGATTTTAAAAAAGAAATTTCAGGCAAAACTTCTAAAAGCAAATAG
- a CDS encoding twin-arginine translocation signal domain-containing protein, whose amino-acid sequence MAQNNSTANRRQFLGTLAASAAALGVASISNPLNALANSSSRSGLQDVDAWLDKIKGSHKQVFDAPEPRNGLPFAWAKVFMMTNNQTGTPDSDLTAVVVLRHDAIPLAMEDKLWTKYNFGEFFDVKDFEGKNILTRNMFWKPKEGELPLPGMSIDELQKSGALFCVCDMALTVNSMRIGGKMNMNPEDIKKEWVAGLLPDIQVVPSGVWAVNRAQERGCSYCFAG is encoded by the coding sequence ATGGCACAAAACAATTCTACAGCCAACAGGCGTCAATTTTTAGGAACACTGGCTGCATCAGCAGCAGCGCTTGGAGTGGCTTCAATTTCAAATCCACTAAATGCACTCGCAAACTCTTCAAGTAGATCAGGATTACAGGATGTTGATGCGTGGCTCGATAAAATAAAGGGTTCGCATAAACAGGTTTTTGATGCGCCTGAACCCCGCAACGGACTGCCGTTTGCATGGGCGAAAGTTTTTATGATGACAAACAATCAGACAGGAACTCCCGATAGCGATTTAACCGCCGTCGTTGTTTTACGTCATGACGCTATTCCGCTTGCAATGGAAGATAAGCTCTGGACTAAATATAATTTCGGAGAATTTTTTGATGTAAAAGATTTCGAAGGAAAAAATATACTGACAAGAAACATGTTCTGGAAACCAAAAGAGGGAGAACTTCCTCTTCCCGGAATGTCTATAGATGAGCTTCAGAAAAGCGGAGCATTATTTTGTGTATGTGATATGGCTTTGACGGTGAACAGTATGAGGATAGGAGGAAAAATGAATATGAATCCCGAAGATATAAAAAAGGAATGGGTTGCAGGACTTCTGCCCGATATTCAGGTAGTTCCTTCAGGTGTATGGGCAGTGAACAGAGCGCAGGAGCGCGGATGTTCATACTGCTTTGCAGGATAA
- a CDS encoding PAS domain S-box protein, which produces MNVKDTQESIVKAPIRSTSSGFYDHVEFQKQANEQIEALKKSEAKFRGIVELAKEGIIELDFICNILYCNSSFCSMTQYTESELCRKNLNDIIILDDGEKFKEYFLKYKTTDPKKSDIKLRTKSGTLIWVSYDVSIIRDDSNEIKGAYVIFTDISQRKENEFELIRTKEFYENILNSIPSDIVAFDKDQNYKFINPVAVKNAETRNWLIDKNDYDYARYKNMSTKNADARRKLFNDVVSGKKELAFEENLSKPGKDEWVLRRMTPIFDEEGNLKMVIGYGLDITNIKKAQMQLLQNEVLLKGVNDTSHIMLSQENYENAIDNVLKVLMEATGADRINIWENGVTDYGWICMSQRYSRFKDVEDMIVNDPELQNLAYQKVGFERWYEELCEGRVLKGCINNFPENERAVLEQFKIKSTLIVPIFSENQLWGMIGFDDCTNGREWTKYEENILSNVAISIGSYITKKRIEQDLIEAKQNAEDATLAKSRFLSTMSHEIRTPMNAVIGYTYLLMQENPKQYQLDYLKPLQFSANHLLALINDILDFSKIEAGKIEFEFIEFDLRETIDGIMKIFALKAAEKKINLDLILPNNLPDIIIGDIVRVNQILTNLVSNAVKFTEQGGVTIELENRNETKDKIEILFKVKDTGIGIPEDKLNHIFDSFTQANSSTTRKYGGTGLGLAISKKLIELLGGDIEVKSVSGEGTTFSFKIEFGKSKSLKIKKYYGDSKDEIFESMKGVKILIVEDNPVNAVLAEKFLKKWNIETETAENGMVAVERVQEKEFDLILLDLQMPEMNGYEAALTIRSLNGSYYKNVPIVALSAEVTAEVKKEVHLYGMNDSLTKPFNPSELYHSIKNLLKKF; this is translated from the coding sequence GTGAATGTAAAAGATACACAGGAAAGCATTGTAAAAGCCCCCATCCGCTCAACTTCTTCGGGATTTTATGATCATGTCGAATTTCAGAAACAAGCCAATGAACAGATTGAAGCGCTTAAAAAAAGCGAGGCAAAGTTCAGAGGCATTGTAGAGCTTGCCAAAGAAGGTATAATCGAACTCGATTTTATCTGCAATATTCTTTACTGCAATTCAAGCTTCTGTTCAATGACTCAGTACACTGAAAGTGAATTGTGCAGAAAAAATCTCAATGATATTATAATTCTTGATGACGGTGAAAAATTCAAAGAATATTTTCTAAAATACAAAACAACCGACCCCAAAAAATCCGATATAAAATTAAGGACGAAGTCCGGAACACTGATATGGGTCTCTTATGATGTCAGCATAATTAGAGATGATTCAAATGAAATAAAGGGAGCCTATGTAATCTTCACTGACATCTCTCAGAGGAAGGAAAACGAATTTGAATTAATCCGCACTAAAGAATTTTACGAAAACATTCTCAACAGCATTCCTTCCGATATAGTAGCTTTCGATAAAGACCAGAATTATAAATTTATAAATCCTGTAGCCGTAAAAAATGCAGAGACGAGGAACTGGCTCATAGATAAAAATGATTATGACTACGCCAGATATAAAAACATGAGCACAAAAAATGCTGATGCCCGAAGAAAACTATTCAATGATGTAGTAAGCGGTAAAAAAGAACTGGCATTCGAGGAAAACCTGAGCAAACCGGGAAAAGATGAATGGGTATTAAGAAGAATGACTCCGATATTCGATGAAGAGGGGAATTTAAAAATGGTTATCGGCTACGGACTGGATATAACGAATATAAAGAAAGCCCAGATGCAGCTGCTGCAGAATGAAGTTCTGCTGAAAGGTGTAAATGATACTTCTCACATAATGCTTTCACAGGAGAATTATGAAAACGCAATTGATAACGTGCTGAAAGTATTAATGGAAGCAACCGGCGCAGACAGAATAAACATTTGGGAGAACGGTGTAACAGACTACGGCTGGATATGCATGAGTCAGAGATATTCAAGATTTAAAGATGTTGAAGATATGATAGTGAATGACCCGGAGCTCCAGAATTTAGCTTATCAAAAAGTCGGTTTTGAAAGATGGTATGAAGAACTCTGTGAAGGAAGAGTCTTGAAAGGATGTATTAATAATTTCCCTGAGAATGAAAGAGCGGTGCTTGAACAATTTAAAATTAAATCAACGCTGATTGTTCCGATATTTTCCGAAAATCAGTTATGGGGAATGATTGGATTCGATGACTGCACAAACGGACGCGAGTGGACTAAGTACGAAGAAAATATTTTAAGCAACGTTGCAATTTCTATTGGCAGTTACATAACTAAAAAAAGAATTGAGCAGGATTTAATAGAAGCAAAACAAAACGCCGAAGATGCGACTTTAGCAAAGAGCAGATTCCTTTCAACGATGAGCCATGAAATAAGAACACCTATGAATGCAGTAATAGGATATACTTATCTTCTGATGCAGGAAAATCCGAAGCAGTATCAGCTGGATTATCTTAAGCCTCTGCAGTTCTCAGCTAACCATCTGCTTGCATTGATTAACGATATTCTTGACTTCTCAAAAATTGAAGCAGGAAAAATTGAGTTTGAATTTATTGAGTTTGATCTGCGCGAGACGATTGACGGTATAATGAAAATTTTCGCATTGAAGGCAGCAGAGAAAAAAATAAATCTTGATTTGATTTTACCGAATAATCTACCGGATATAATAATCGGAGACATTGTTCGTGTAAATCAGATACTCACAAATCTTGTAAGCAATGCTGTGAAATTTACTGAGCAGGGAGGAGTAACCATTGAACTTGAGAACAGAAATGAAACGAAGGATAAAATTGAGATTTTATTCAAAGTAAAAGATACAGGTATCGGAATACCCGAAGATAAACTCAATCATATTTTTGACAGCTTTACTCAGGCAAATTCTTCTACAACGAGAAAATACGGCGGAACAGGTTTAGGATTAGCCATATCAAAAAAATTAATAGAACTCTTAGGAGGAGATATTGAAGTAAAAAGTGTTTCAGGTGAAGGAACTACATTCAGTTTTAAAATAGAGTTCGGAAAAAGCAAGAGCCTTAAGATTAAAAAATATTACGGAGACAGTAAAGATGAGATATTTGAATCGATGAAGGGAGTAAAGATTTTAATTGTAGAAGATAATCCGGTGAATGCAGTCCTTGCGGAAAAATTCTTAAAGAAATGGAATATTGAAACTGAAACTGCAGAGAACGGAATGGTTGCAGTGGAAAGAGTTCAGGAGAAAGAATTTGATTTAATACTACTGGACCTGCAGATGCCGGAAATGAACGGTTATGAAGCAGCGTTGACTATTAGAAGTCTCAATGGAAGTTATTATAAGAATGTTCCTATTGTAGCTCTATCCGCTGAAGTGACTGCTGAAGTAAAAAAGGAAGTTCATTTGTACGGAATGAACGATTCATTAACAAAACCGTTCAATCCGTCGGAGTTGTATCATTCAATAAAAAACCTGTTAAAAAAATTTTAA
- a CDS encoding response regulator transcription factor, with amino-acid sequence MKTIIIEDESPAADKLESMLLEINSDIKILAKLKSVKESVRWFAENKSPELAFVDVQLSDESSFELFKIIQPDFPVIFTTAYDDYVLKSFEYNSIDYLLKPYTKERLKKALQKVKDMEYVFLQRRINSFNQSKEEKEYKKRFIVKKGTDYIALKTESVSCFYTEFKITFIRDSMNNKYIVDNNLSEIIPDLNPELFFRANRQYIVNRNFIEKFKSDSGKIVLTINPAKDEVIVSKENASDFRKWFKG; translated from the coding sequence ATGAAAACAATTATAATTGAAGATGAATCTCCTGCAGCGGATAAACTTGAAAGCATGCTGCTGGAAATAAATTCTGATATTAAAATTTTAGCAAAATTAAAAAGCGTAAAGGAAAGTGTCAGATGGTTTGCTGAAAACAAATCACCTGAACTTGCTTTTGTGGATGTACAGCTCTCCGATGAAAGTTCGTTTGAATTATTTAAAATAATTCAGCCTGACTTTCCCGTAATATTTACAACTGCTTATGATGACTACGTTCTGAAATCCTTTGAATATAACTCTATAGATTACTTGCTAAAACCTTATACAAAGGAAAGACTTAAAAAAGCGCTGCAAAAGGTTAAGGATATGGAATATGTTTTTCTTCAGAGAAGAATTAACTCATTCAATCAATCAAAAGAGGAAAAAGAATATAAAAAAAGATTTATAGTAAAAAAAGGAACTGACTACATAGCTCTTAAAACTGAATCTGTTTCATGTTTTTATACTGAATTCAAAATTACTTTCATCCGTGATTCAATGAACAATAAATATATTGTTGATAATAATTTATCAGAAATAATACCGGACTTAAATCCCGAATTATTTTTCAGAGCAAACCGTCAATATATTGTTAACCGGAATTTCATTGAGAAATTTAAATCCGATTCGGGCAAAATAGTTTTAACCATCAATCCTGCGAAGGATGAAGTAATAGTCAGCAAAGAAAATGCTTCTGATTTCAGGAAGTGGTTTAAAGGATAA